A single window of Vicia villosa cultivar HV-30 ecotype Madison, WI unplaced genomic scaffold, Vvil1.0 ctg.001519F_1_1, whole genome shotgun sequence DNA harbors:
- the LOC131635616 gene encoding zinc finger transcription factor YY1-like: METHFNHSLFERRPFLKSKAPAVKWVKQWVPQDVVATGGKCMLLKWVTEDAVKALKEKENEPLAPEPEPEPTTEVLFLCSYEGCGKTFIDAGALRKHSHIHGERQFVCHYEGCGKKFLDSSKLKRHFLIHTGERDFVCPHEGCGKAFSLDFNLRSHMKTHSQENYHICPYPDCGKRYAHEYKLKNHITSHHEKGTPTPMEVTKYATPQSEKQTKAPKPSGAAYGSASSDRPYACPYDGCEKAYIHVYKLRLHFRRAHPGHIDENTENVNNEMDEASDQDAYGGKQSNGKSQKQSRPKPNVKAPPSKVPQRKGSNPTPPTINMVKKLWPVKEETYDEDSEETEEDRDNVEEGWRYAGNNEDDDEETEYED, from the exons ATGGAAACTCACTTCAATCACAGTCTCTTCGAGAGACGCCCCTTCCTCAAATCCAAAGCTCCTGCAGTTAAATGGGTGAAACAATG GGTTCCCCAAGATGTTGTTGCAACTGGTGGGAAGTGCATGCTCTTAAAATGGGTAACAG aGGATGCCGTAAAGGCCTTGAAAGAAAAGGAGAATGAACCTTTAGCGCCTGAGCCAGAACCCGAGCCAACTACTGAAGTGCTTTTTCTTTGCAGCTACGAAGGCTGCGGGAAGACATTTATTGATGCGGGTGCTTTGAGGAAGCATTCTCACATCCACGGAGAAAGGCAATTTGTTTGCCATTACGAAGGGTGTGGAAAG AAATTTCTGGACAGCTCAAAGTTAAAAAGACATTTCCTTATTCATACAGGGGAGAGGGATTTTGTGTGTCCTCATGAAGGCTGTGGTAAG GCCTTCTCCTTGGATTTTAACCTGAGGTCTCACATGAAGACGCATTCACAAGAGAACTATCATATTTGCCCATACCCTGATTGTGGGAAGAGATACGCCCATGAATACAAGCTAAAGAATCACATTACTTCTCATCATGAAAAG GGTACACCAACACCAATGGAGGTGACGAAGTATGCTACTCCACAATCGGAAAAGCAAACAAAAGCACCTAAACCTTCTGGGGCAGCATATGGCTCGGCATCCTCTGATCGCCCATATGCATGTCCTTATGATGGGTGTGAAAAAGCGTACATACATGTTTACAAGCTTAGACTGCATTTCAGGAGGGCGCATCCCGGTCACATTGATGAAAATACCGAAAATGTCAACAATGAAATGGATGAAGCAAGTGATCAAGATGCTTATGGTGGAAAACAGTCTAATGGTAAAAGTCAGAAGCAGAGTAGGCCCAAGCCAAACGTGAAAGCGCCTCCTTCCAAAGTTCCCCAACGAAAAGGGTCGAATCCAACTCCTCCCACTATAAACATGGTTAAAAAACTTTGGCCTGTGAAAGAAGAAACTTACGACGAGGACAGCGAAGAAACCGAGGAGGATCGGGACAATGTTGAAGAAGGTTGGAGATATGCTGGAAACaacgaagatgatgatgaagaaacaGAATATGAAGACTGA